The DNA region GTGAATTTCTAGATAAATATCTAAAAATAGATGATTTAGGCAATCCTATAAAAGTTACTTGGCATGGAAATTGTCACGCTTTAAGAGTTGCAAAAAGTGTATCTTTTTCAAAAAGTTTAATTAAAAAATTAAAAAATGTTGAACTTATAACTTTACCATATGAAGAAGAATGCTGTGGATTTGGTGGAACTTTTTCCGTCAAAGAGCCAGAAGTATCAAATGCAATGGTTTTAGAAAAAATTAAACATATAAAAGAAACAGAATGTAAATATATAATTATAGGCGATGGTGGTTGTATGATGAATATCGATGGAGCTTTAAAACGAAATAAAATTGATATAAAAGTTATTCATCTTTATGACTTCTTAGCAAAAAGAATGAAAGGGGAAGTAATATGAACATAAATCAAAATAAAGAAAATGTTGTAAATGAAAGATTAAACGATACTCAAATGCGTGAAAATTTAAACTCAGCAATGCATACTCTTCAAACAAACCGTGCAAATTTGATAGAAAAAAGATTTATTGATTGGCAAGGACTTAGACAAAAAGGTAAAAATGTAAAAAATTATGCTCTTTCAACACTTGATGAAAGACT from Campylobacter ureolyticus includes:
- a CDS encoding (Fe-S)-binding protein: MEKKVYLYSTCLGSALMGRTIMNTVWLLKQAGFEVIYKKNQTCCGQPSYNSGYFQESKKVALYNADLFDKNYPVLVPSGSCAGMMMHDYLELFDENDKDFQKIKNFSNRVFELGEFLDKYLKIDDLGNPIKVTWHGNCHALRVAKSVSFSKSLIKKLKNVELITLPYEEECCGFGGTFSVKEPEVSNAMVLEKIKHIKETECKYIIIGDGGCMMNIDGALKRNKIDIKVIHLYDFLAKRMKGEVI